From one Plectropomus leopardus isolate mb chromosome 8, YSFRI_Pleo_2.0, whole genome shotgun sequence genomic stretch:
- the LOC121947218 gene encoding LOW QUALITY PROTEIN: targeting protein for Xklp2-like (The sequence of the model RefSeq protein was modified relative to this genomic sequence to represent the inferred CDS: inserted 2 bases in 1 codon) → MMAESDSGDTSERYEFDAPSHVVDLMELQNAENEDQWFEQQTDAADGHLKTPLRPGXPFRRSQADLPRAIVVPQVKLTRTLVGPSTSTSQPPNIVTSWGAGSPVRAGARPKRKTANQPPAQSRRVSKRKEMSSSPAPPPSKKNKITLVARKSNSALRRKVQQTTRSGPVTRASASANTEPNSSEEQELERIRNLQREVALHRKKNEASYKAALAGNPPPKKMVLSATVPKEFHFNTNSRVKATTSSNTSHKDVDFITQLRKPSSPAKAIKGATVPKPFNLSTGNKKGGETAAYVPMAQQIEQFQKRTPDRFHLHSRRSRERGPSPTKGDHLKLTQPHTPHLMTRQRSRPTTVKSSAELEAEELEKLQKCKFNALELNRKILESAESLKKPAVKEPTVPEGFELQIEKRLHERQATKKPQEGEEKPNTFKAQPLPKKILVGVVGLPDKKVLHPTVPESPAFALKKRVRMEPKTEEVKPPSTFKAPPVPHFGLPFQPQLQENHHVEVCPFSFEDRERERRALKEKRLEEKQNEEVPQFKAQPLPDFDTVVLPEKKKLEPTKPEPFKLLLDQRGAVRSTRWEQMMKEEQKREEEAVVFKARPNKVTHKEPFLPKKESRATVVVEAFELSTERRARERQEYERLASEKEAYRMLMEEEKRREEEQREKEEIARLRQEQVHAAQPIRHYKPVAVKKSEIPLTVPQSPNFSDRFRL, encoded by the exons AACAACAGACAGATGCAGCAGATGGCCATCTGAAAACTCCTCTGAGGCCTGG ACCCTTCAGGCGGAGCCAGGCGGACCTGCCAAGAGCCATTGTGGTCCCTCAAGTCAAGTTGACGAGGACACTGGTTG GTCCCAGTACATCCACATCTCAGCCTCCAAACATTGTCACATCATGGGGTGCTGGATCTCCGGTTCGGGCTGGTGCTCGACCAAAGAGGAAGACTGCTAATCAACCTCCTGCCCAATCACGCAG GGTTTCCAAACGCAAAGAGATGAGCAGCTCTCCAGCTCCACCAccatcaaagaaaaacaaaat AACTCTTGTTGCCCGAAAATCCAATAGTGCCCTTCGAAGAAAGGTGCAGCAGACTACCAGGAGTGGGCCTGTGACCCGGGCGTCCGCTTCTGCTAACACAGA GCCAAATAGCTCTGAAGAACAGGAGCTGGAGCGCATCAGGAACCTCCAGAGGGAAGTGGCTCTGCATCGCAAGAAGAACGAGGCCAGCTACAAAGCTGCTCTGGCTGGCA ATCCACCACCAAAGAAGATGGTCTTGTCAGCCACTGTGCCTAAAGAATTCCACTTCAACACAAACAGCCGTGTTAAGGCAACAACCTCATCCAACACATCGCACAAGGACGTGGACTTCATCACTCAGCTTCGCAAACCTTCCTCCCCA gcaAAGGCTATAAAAGGTGCCACAGTGCCCAAACCCTTCAACCTATCGACAGGCAACAAGAAAGGTGGGGAGACGGCTGCCTACGTGCCCATGGCCCAGCAGATAGAGCAGTTCCAGAAACGAACCCCTGATCGCTTCCATCTACACAGTCGCAGGAGTCGAGAGCGAG GGCCATCCCCAACGAAGGGTGATCACCTGAAGCTCACCCAGCCTCACACCCCACACCTGATGACCCGCCAGAGGAGCCGGCCAACCACTGTCAAGAGCAGTGCTGAGCTGGAGGCTGAAGAGCTGGAGAAACTTCAAAA GTGTAAGTTCAACGCCCTGGAGCTGAACAGGAAGATTCTGGAGAGTGCAGAGTCCCTAAAGAAGCCAGCAGTGAAAGAGCCCACCGTACCCGAAGGCTTCGAGCTTCAGATTGAGAAGAGGCTGCATGAGAGACAGGCCACCAAGAAGCCTCAGGAGGGAGAAGAGAAGCCCAACACATTTAAAGCCCAGCCTCTGCCTAAAAAGATCCTGGTGGGAGTGGTG GGTCTGCCTGACAAGAAAGTTCTCCATCCAACTGTGCCAGAGTCTCCAGCTTTTGCCCTCAAGAAGAGGGTTCGCATGGAGCCCAAGACTGAGGAG GTGAAACCGCCTTCTACGTTCAAAGCCCCACCAGTGCCACACTTTGGACTCCCCTTCCAGCCCCAGCTACAGGAGAACCACCACGTGGAGGTGTGTCCTTTCTCCTTTGAAGACAGGGAGCGGGAGAGAAGGGCACTGAAGGAGAAGAGGCTGGAGGAGAAGCAAAATGAAGAG GTGCCACAGTTCAAGGCACAGCCCCTGCCAGACTTCGACACCGTGGTCCTCCCTGAGAAGAAGAAGCTGGAGCCCACAAAGCCCGAGCCcttcaaactgctgctggaTCAGCGGGGAGCTGTGAGGAGCACTCGCTGGGAGCAGATG ATGAAAGAGGAGCAGAAACGGGAGGAGGAGGCGGTAGTATTCAAAGCCAGGCCCAACAAAGTCACTCATAAAGAGCCGTTCCTGCCCAAAAAAGAGAGCCGGGCTACAGTGG TTGTGGAGGCCTTTGAGCTGTCGACAGAGCGGCGGGCCCGAGAGCGGCAGGAATACGAGCGGCTGGCGAGCGAGAAGGAGGCTTACAGGATGCtcatggaggaggagaagagaagagaggaggagcagagggagaaggaggagatcGCCAGGCTGCGCCAAGaacag GTTCACGCCGCTCAGCCCATCAGACACTACAAACCTGTGGCCGTGAAGAAGAGTGAAATTCCGCTCACTGTCCCCCAGTCACCAAACTTCTCTGACCGCTTCCGCTTGTGA